From Cucumis melo cultivar AY chromosome 3, USDA_Cmelo_AY_1.0, whole genome shotgun sequence:
TGAGTTCAGGGTAGCATTCTCTCTCTTCTCGCTTATCTTATTCTCTCGTCCCCACATCTAattttgtatatgtatatgCCCTCTGTCTAAGCCCAATTCATTTCCTTCTCGTGCCAGTCTAATTCCCTAGTAGAATGAGTTGATTCCCCCTATTCGTCACTCTCTCttgtgtttcttttttcttccttctcgtTATCCAAAGACTAGAAAAGAACTTTATACCAGAGTCAGATTTGCGCTCCCTTGATCTTTCTTCCTTGAGACTTCCAGTGGGACTCATATAGAAATAAGGAATAATCCAAGCAATAATCAAATGTCATCTCCTTATAGTCGAGCTGCTTTCGCTCCTCTCATTGAGCTCTTTATTTCTTCTCTCGTCTTCTTCCATAGGTTATTTAGGTTCTTGATTTCTTCCTTTTTGTAATGGATGAGAGACTAAAATTGGAAACTCGAGACGAAAGGTCAAGTGCCCATCCCATCTCAAAGAGGTTTGAGGTTAAATCCATGAAAATTTTCACTATGTGAATAGGCAGGCGGAGTTAGAATTCTCTCTTTCGAATCCCACTCTAGGGTGCAAAGCTGCAATAGGCTTCACCAAGTCTGGAAGACAAGATCCAATTGAGAAAGTCTATCCTCACGAGACAGGTATTTCTCATATCAAAAGAAGTACGAAGAGTGATCACTCAAAACTCGACCAATCTTTCTCGGGACAAAAGCCTCCATGGTAGGGGCAAAGAGATTCTTTTCAATAGTAAAATTCAGTATAAAGTAGGATAGCCTCACCGCCTAGCGATAGAGTAGAAGAATGATAAGGCAAAATGAGAGAACGAACATTCCTAGTAAATGAGTACGAAAAGCATTAGTGAAAGACCCAGACCCATTGAGTAATCCTAATATGTGGAATAATAGGATCTCAACCTTCCTTTTTCTAATGAAGACTAAACCATAAAGGTAGCCTTCAAAATTAGTATATGTGGATTCTCTCTATCTTGTTGTCTCGGTTTTGGAAGACTACTTTATATCAGAATATCTGATTAAATTGCTAGGTCGGGCATCCAAATCTTTTCGGACTAGACTACTAGAAAGCTATCGCTTTCATCATATGAAAGACGAGGCTAGGTAAGATAATGGAAATGTATAGGACTGCAGAGCAAGCGAAAATAGATTAAAGAAAACACATGTTAGAATTAAATAACATTAgccttaaaaattaaaattttgagaacgATTATTTGAAATGCTAAAAAATATGAtcaaagtataaaaaaaaaattggtaaaaaaaaacctataactttcatttttgtttcttcAATTTATTTGTGTGAAACAACGTGCATATTatcttttttataaagttttaatattttgaaagttaTATTAAAAGAGGCAAATATTTCCAAGTAAAAAATCaatcaaagaaaataatgaaaagatttcactttttttttttcaattttcttaaagtaaatttgacattttactttgtaacgccccaaaatttaggaatttaattttattatcttaagtataattttgagattttgggtgttatttaaatgttgaagattttatcttatggagatttgattctattgAATAActgaaaatatcaaatttttgttaagttgaaatttatgtttaatttgttttggttatgtatGTTTGGGGATATTTTTGGACTTAAGGACTTAATAATTGTATTGTGAGAATAATGTaatgatttatgaaaatatagtttgataagataaagatgattggttggttgagaagagagattatgtgatttatttgggaaaaaaagaagataaaaagggagatttggtgggttttaaatgaggagagaaaatttgttttatttggttGAGTTTggagaaagaggaaaaggaaaagaaaaataataattaatgctattattttgtttaaatatggcATAGGAAGTTGTGTTATCTCCTTCAttggaaaaaaaaggaaagaaaaggagaaaaccctaaccctaattCCGCCGTCGCCACCCCCTCTTGCAAACCGCCACCGTCGCCGCAACCGCCGTCAGTCCGAGCTGATCGACTTCATCAGGCGCGTCGCCTCCGTCGTTTGAAGTCGCGCTGCCGTCATAGTCGAACCGTGCGCAAGCGTCAGCCGTCACGTGGAGCACATCACGCACGACAACGCTTCGTCAGCCATCGCCTCCGTCTTCAGTCGTTCGCAGCGAATCGAGTCGTCCGGCTTGCAGTAGCAACATCGTCGCCGTCTTTGTCGTTGGTCTTATCTGTCAACGAACCATCAGCAGGCGTAACCCGAGTCAACCTGACAACAGCCGCCTGAGCCGTTCGAGCCGCGTGTGCGAGTTGTGCCTCCAACCACACGCAAGTGTCAAGTCGAGCTGCACGTGCGTTGTTTTGCTGAGTCGTGCCTAGAGTCTACCCGAGTGGAGCCACACGTGAGTCCTTAGCTGAGTCGACTAGCTAGTCCCTTCCTCCAGCTGAGCTGCCAGTCGGTTTTCCCCCTCCAGTCAAGCCAGTTGAGCTGCCAAGCTTCTTTTAACCCTATTTTTGACCCATTTTTCTTGGTAAGCCTTGGTATGCTTGATTTGGTTTAGTCTACCCAGCTAAGGTTTATTTTGACCTTAACTAAGttaattgttggattaaattgactatAGTTAACTGGAAGCCGAGCTgggaatttgtccaactaagtctaAACCGAGTTAggccttgatcttgggtaagttactTCAAATGGATTTTTGGACCCTTAATTCTTTAaaggttaaattattaaatttagtttttataactatcactagaagaaatctggtctttaatgtcgggtggaaaaaatgaaaaataagctttaatgtcggttttcaaaaggcggatgtttaatgtcggttttaaaccgacattaaagctttatctttaatgtcggtttaaaaccgacattaaacatcatgttttttagaaccgacattaaaggtctttttattttattttttatttttttaattttgtaaaaagttgaatttttctctctcttactttagtcttttctcctttcttctctaccaaaccctacactttactcttttctcctttcttctctaccaaaccctacgaaggttttctctcaacatttcttccctttcttgctttctcaatctcatcactttctcccCTCTCTTCTCTGATCAGTCGCCAACGCGTGTGAACTCGTCGCCGTGCTATCATCGGAGGCAGCTTCTTCCGTTGCCGCATCGCGCTCGTGCCTCACGTGGAACACTTACCCTCCTCACCACCGGCACGTTACCGGCTCGATTATTTTATGAATGTGAAATCATAGTTTCATTACGTTTCTCTTCTGATTTCAATTCTTCAAACCACGAAGCTGTATCGTGGATTTTAATCATGGCTAATTGGATCTCCTCCAAGCTTAAAGCGGCCGAGAGCATTCTCCAGCAGGTGGGTTTCCCCCCTCCccctttttttccttcttttgttGCATTTATGAGGATTTGGTGGGAGGTTGTGTGGATGTTcgattttcttttgtttttgcgTTGTTTGTAAAGTTGTAGATCCGAAATTAGGCGTGTGTTTTGATTTTATGGAGAATTGAGCTGCGGATTGTTGTGTTGATAGTGGAAATTGAATGTATGTTTTCATTTGTTTCGTGTCGAGGTTggttttgtttattgtttttgtgAAATGGATGATTTAGATCGATCAGGAAGCGGCGGAGTCGCTTAAAAAGGGGGAAAGGCCTCCAGCTGTGGATTATTTGGAAGCCGCTGGAAAAGCTGGAGATATTTTGCCTTTGAAGGATCAACTCAAGAAGAAGAATCAAGTAGATAATGTGGAAAATTGCGAAGTGATCTAAGTTTGAATGTGAGTAGAAGCCAGGATAATGCGATTTCTGCCTCATCAAAACCCTCGCCGTCGTCAAAATCACCTACTCTAACGGACAGTGACTAGACCGAACTGCTCGGTAACTTCAATCTTTCTTTTTATTACCATGTAAATTCATGGATTGTCATCAACGGATATAGTTGTCCATTTTGTCGGAAGGTAATTTTTCCCCAAAgttttttgttgaaattttcaatattatttaGCTAATGTAGAAAGTAGGTCTGTTTTAAAATTTCAACTTCGTTACCTCTTTCAATTGTATTGCACTTGCTAAACATTCCTGAAAAGCCTCCaccttttttttccctcttaaTGGAAAATGTCATACCAATTTTGGAACTTCTCAATTTTGTTAACATTAACATCTgtggaaaattttaatttcaggGGAGAACATTCCAGTTTTGGCTTGGGGTACACGTGTTCGAATTGCTGCTGGCGCAGCTCGTGGAATTGCTTATCTACATGAAGATTGTAAGTTTCTTCTTTCAGACATTGTTACTGACGAATATTTACCGTGAGTTGGTCCAATAGTTACAGAATGTAAACATAATGGCTTCCAACTAAATCTATAGGATTAGGTAGTAACCCTTTGAAATTAGTTAAGGTGTGAGTTAAGGTGTGCATAAAGTCGGTTGAAGTTTGAAGACATATTTATTTTAACAAGTGACTTCTAtgatgctcgactttgatggtCATTCCACTTCTTATACATGCTGCTTCATTAATTATTCATTCTCATCATACATCCATTGTTATGGTGCTTTGGTTTTAAGAAAATCTAGTTAGATATTAGTAATCTTCAGTCTTCTATCCAAGCGTTTAGTTTCTTCTTTGACTTCTCTAAGTATTTTTCAATATCTCTCTCAGTATTATGGTGATTCTTACCAGGTCATCCTTATCGGGCTATATTTAACAAAGTTTTTTGTTGCAAACATTGTCAGAAGGCTTTGCTATGATTGGTCGTCCAGGCAGGGTtagatattttcaaatttctGGTCTTCTTAGATGATGAATTGACTGAACAATCAGAAACTGGccggaagaagaagaagcgtAAGACTACACCTAGAAATGTTGTAAGTTTCCAATATCGATCTTGAGTTCATCGGGGACTATGTTATGCTGATATCATTGTATGTTTATGCTGTGAAATAGTTTGGATTATAGAATTACTTTAACTAACTGAAAGTGtataagtaaaaagaaaaatatgacctccatttgttttttgttaaaaaggaaattatatttattttctcacAATTTCTTTATGATCTGGTTAATCTTTTTTAAGGAAACATTTGAATTATTAGTCAAATTTCAATCATAAAAACAAGTTCTTAAAAACTATTATTTTAGAAGTTTTGATAACATAGGAAAAAAACTCATGGGTGGAAGTAATCTTTAGAagcaattttcaaaattaaaataaccaaCCATGGCCTAAGTTACCTTATAGCAAAATTCTCAAGTAAATTTCAGTTAAAATATGATTCTAATTTGAatggtggggggggggggggtggaaACCATAGTTCGCTTGAGGATTTGGAGATCATTTGTGTTAGTGATCGAGAAcagtttataaaaaatttaaatgctaaaattcattgaatggtTGTAACCTGTTAGTTGCCAATTTCATTACCATATCAGTGACCATGCCCTTTTCTTGTCTAGAAATTTATTAAGTATGcaattctatttattttttgttttcttgtatTCTTGAAACAATCCTTGTGCAAATTTATTGGGAGGTTCTGTTATTGCAAAACACGGGAGAATGGAACTAACTTATTCAATGGTGGGCTTATTTCCTATGCCACTATGTAAATGTTCTTTCTCCTACTCATGTAATCTTATTTTCAGATCCCAGACCATCTTCTTCCAAAAGTGGCAATTGTTGGAAGGCCAAATGTTGGTAAATCTGCAATGTTTAATAGACTTGTTGGGGTAATAATCTTTTTTCTTGATAGTCCTATAGCCCTTTGTACTATTCAGTTCTCTGGAAATGAGATTTAAAGCTTCCAGTACTACTATTACTCAGACAATATTGTTCCTTCTAAATTAGTCTTTCTGTTGGTACCCTAGGGGAACAGGGCTATTGTTGTGGATGAACCTGGTGTTACTAGGGATCGGTTATATGGTAGATCCTTTTGGGGGGACAATGAATTTATGGTTGTGGATACAGGAGAGGTTCTTTCTGTCTCGAAAACACAAAATGATGTTATGGAGGAATTGGCTATCTCGACAACCATAGGCATGGATGGAATTCCCCTTGCTTCCAGAGAAGCAGCTGTTGCAAGGATGCCGTCAATGATTGAGAGGCAAGCCACAGCAGCTGTAGAAGAAGCATCATCATCAAATTCAGTTtctgatattttgatatttctactagcaactaggtcataacattgttacttatcaattcaaccatcttgatgtcttttacagggagttatcactaaacaaatgactgcaatagaagaaatggttgcaagtgagtacaattagccagaccctcatctttgtgacaagatcttgaagttggtcatttgtgaagcgttctactttgctattagttgcagttttagttattgctctctcaatatattctttttctttctttctttctttttttccaaaggatgatcagtgtaataattaagcctcataatttctgtgtttggatccaagttgtatataaatgtcacattattaagatttcattttgtatatgtacaagtaaaagatttcatttttaactatttggtgtcatacaaaatggacaataatgcaaggatttaataaaaataaatttgaaaaaacgacattaaagacagctttaatgtcggttaaaaaaaaattaaagacatctttaatgtcggtggaaaaacgacattaaagatgtatcataagtgacattaaagacatatttaatgtcagttatccaccgacattaaagatgaaccgacattaaaggccttcaataacaccttcaaagatgtcggtttataaccgacattgaagggctttaatgtcggtttataaccgacattaaagatgtctttaatgtcggttataaatcgacattgaagcccaaccgacattaaagccctttaataacactcgcaaagatgtcggtcgccaagcgacattaaaggcctttaatgtcggttttaaaccgacattaaaggccaaatttcttgtagtgtatttAGGACATCGCTGCTTGGAAGGCGTGATTTTACTGTTAAATTTTGATTGatctaatctccaggtaagagattctactactagacctacgagtggaattaagagatcgcatgtatTTTTAGTTATGTATATTGATGATTAGATTGCATAACGGCATGACAATttaatgatgatatgatatgacatgatgacatgatatgacatgatgatatggTATGACTTGATGATGTGATGATGATTTGTTACgtgtatgttatggttagggtgtatgttagcttatcctattagagtcgtacctgcatgggtgtccttctggatcaccacctttttaggactccGCAGTCCGATGGGATCGTCAGTCTGGCAttaacatagacatgattcgagtgattcgacgggatcgctcgcagcccagtgtttcctccgggtacactACAGACTAGTTTATCCTGAGTGTTCCTTTaggatcaccgaagaccagttatgttcctccaagatcacatgttgcacgtgttcgggaacgtgccagtttttgggtaccacttttcaggactctaataggaagttaacaggcacctagcaggactagtagtgggccccttactgagtattttaaactcactctttccatttctatttttcagtcAGAGGCAGAGataagagcaaaggcaagctggcgagtgaccagaagtgatcgtggcgagccatagggatcttttgcttccgctttatgtcattGTTCAGATTTTAATgtttgcattttattttattctttatttgttattttatttctttaaaactagatagggcccaagttaagattttatttttgtacttatctctaatcacatttgtttatgcttttaaatgaaaattttgaggttttgttttatttttacctaaatt
This genomic window contains:
- the LOC127148436 gene encoding uncharacterized protein LOC127148436, whose protein sequence is MFNRLVGGNRAIVVDEPGVTRDRLYGRSFWGDNEFMVVDTGEVLSVSKTQNDVMEELAISTTIGMDGIPLASREAAVARMPSMIERQATAAVEEASSSNSVSDILIFLLATRS